One segment of Megachile rotundata isolate GNS110a chromosome 4, iyMegRotu1, whole genome shotgun sequence DNA contains the following:
- the LSm3 gene encoding U6 snRNA-associated Sm-like protein LSm3 has translation MADEAEQVPAINVKEPLDLIRLSLDERIYVKMRNERELRGRLHAYDQHLNMVLGEAEETVTTVEIDEETYEEVYRTTKRNISMLFVRGDGVILVSPPSMRAPI, from the exons ATGGCTGACGAGGCAGAACAG GTACCAGCAATAAATGTTAAAGAACCATTAGATCTCATAAGATTAAGTCTTGATGAAAGAATATATGTTAAAATGAGAAATGAACGTGAATTACGCGGCAGATtgcat GCGTATGATCAGCATTTGAATATGGTATTAGGAGAAGCTGAAGAAACTGTAACTACGGTAGAAATAGACGAAGAAACTTATGAAGAAGTTTATCGTACTACCAAAAGAAATATTTCCATGCTCTTTGTTCGGGGTGATGGAGTGATTTTGGTCTCTCCACCTAGTATGAGAGCACCAATAtaa